The genomic region GACACGAGACAACAAGTATCAGCTACAGTGATACGTCTTCTCTACCTTGAAGTGCAACACAGAACCTGATTAACAGAACCACCTTGCGTTGAAAGTGCTCTCTAAGACACAGATTATTGTGTAAAGGTTGATTAAAAGTAACTTGCTATGAATTAATTAGGTAATAGTTCTACATGGGCTGAGACTGGACACTGTTTGAAAGTAACCTTACCTGGGTCTCTTCAGGCTCCTGGCTGGAGAGGTCATCTGTTTTCACCTCCACAGGAGCTGCAGTGTTGGCCATCTGTAGGCTCCGGGTCACCGGCCCGACAGCCCGCTCCCTCGCTCTCAGAGAGAACCGTTCCCCTTCTTTCTTAGACGGCACCCGAGACTGCTGCTGTGGGGGCGATTTCACCTCCGCTCCCTTCTTGGGTGGCACTTCCTTGCCCATGCGTTGCTTTGTCTGAGCTGCTGGCCGCAGTGCAGAGTCACTGGGACTCTCGGAGGGCAATGGGGTGGGGGGTAACGATTGAACTTTGCCTTTTTTACTTTTCTTGCTGAGAGAAGCTGTGGCTGCTGGGAAAGAGGCTGGCCTCTTGGTGCACACCTGTGTGGCAGCCATCTTTCCTTTACCCACCAGTGGTGGGGCCTCAGCCTCCGCAGGGCCAGGTCCAGAGTTGCGAGCCCGAGTTTTGCTAAGCGTTTTGGGAACCGGCTCAGCCGGTTCTGGCTGCTGGATCTCAGAGTCTGTGGTTCTCCGTCGAAGGCTCATGTTTTTGTCTACAGCCGGTGTTGCCTCTGTTGCGGCTTCCTTTTTGGCCTTCTTAGAGACTGGCTTCATGGGACAGCTGCCTGCTATATGTTTATTGAGGCTGGCAGGGTAGGTGAACTCTCGGCTGCAGTGAGGGCATACGTGGACCTCCTGCTCTTGCGGCTCCTCCTGTTTAACCTGGCTAGGGGCCTTGTTAACAGTAGCTGCAGTCTCATTCCTTTGCCCGACGGCCTTCTGAACCAGCTGGCTCTTCTTCTTACCGAGGGAACTCATCTTGGTTTTGCCAAGCGGTTCTTGGTTGAAGTTGAGCCTCTTGGGTTGGCCCATTCTGCGGAAGGCGGTGTGCCCTGCATTGGCAGCAGAGGCAGGCGACAGAGAGCCGTTCTGGGGCTTCACTATCTGTCTCAGAGGGATGGGGTTCTTCTTGGGAGTGTACCGCCTCTTATCACTGGCGTTGGCACAGGCTAGTATGTGCTTGTGCAGCTCGGGCATGTTGTCGAAACTCTTGCCGCATTTGGTGCAGCGGATGGCAGTGCTGAATGTCTGGGGGATGTTGTGGGTAGTGAAGTTGGTGGCCGAGGCCACAGAGCCTGCAGCAGTGCGGTTGTGGTAGGGGAAGGGGGGTGGCTTGAAACTGGGGTAGTGTTGATTAATGCCCAGGCGTACGTCTGGGCCTTTAGGCTTGCCTCCCTCAGAGGCCATGATCTTTATAGTAGTGTACAGCTCTTCAGTTAGGTACTCCAGTCCATCCTCCTCATGCTTCCCGTTAGTATCAGGCTCCTCCTTCTTCACATCAGAGACCCCCTGGGAGGAAGCAACTTCAGGAGAGGACTCAGGCCCTGTGGCTACGGTTGAGGAGGGGTTACTCTCCTCTTTGGCCCTGGCTGGGTCTGTGTAGTTCTGTGGCCTGGGCTTGCCGTTCTCCACCGCTGTGTGAGTGCACGGCTGGCTGGGATGCAGGTCCTTCTGGTGCTGCTGGAGGTTGCAGAGGAAGGCGAACTCCTTGGAGCAGACGGAGCAGACAAAGACGCGTCCCACGCCGTGGAGGGCCGTGCGGTGCTCCAGCAGAGCAGGGGCGTTCCCGAACAGCTGCACGCAGAACTCACACTTGTAGGGCCACTCAGCTGCGTGCTCTAGGATGTGCCGACTGAGCTCTTTGATGGCGCGGAAGGGGTCCtcacatacattacacacaaagCTCTTACTGAAGGGCTCTGGCGGcgatccctcttcctcctctgacaaCGACGAGGGTTTGTCAGCAGCAGCAGACAGAGGTGAAGACCCTGTGCCACTAGGAGAAAGGACTAAGTCAGCCAGTTGTTCACTGTGCTGGGGATCCCCTTTAATCACAGTGCTAGAGAGAGATGGCGGGGAGACCGCTGGTGGAGCTGGGATATCCGATATGGCAGCAGGCGAGGTCgatgaggcagagaggagggattCTGTTACGGATGATAATACAGGGAGTTCAGAGCATTGGGATTTCTCCTGTCCCTCAGTAATAATCGGTTCCAGGTCTTGATTCACTTGGACATCCAGCTGGTTCCCAGTCCTAGCAGGTTTCGATTGTGTTGAGGACAGACTCAGAGCGACAGCATCAGATACCAAGGAGGTCTCCGTAGAGGGGCTTGAAATAGCTTCCCTGGTAAGGGGATCTGGATTAGAGTCTATTGGCTTATTGATATGTTCCTCATCTCCATAACTGTTACTTACTGCAGCTAACATTGTCTCTGCTGTGGTAGAGTTCGATACGCAAACTGGCTCGTCCTCACCTTGGTCGATAGATCTGGGGGACATTTtgtgggagaggacagggagagagctaaTGAGCGTAGGGCAGTCTGGTGAGGGCATGGTGGGTAGGACAGGGGGAGGTGGCGTTGGAGAGGTCAGGCTGGAGCCGCAAGGGGAGGAGGGGTTCATCGTGACGGGcgttagagaggggggagagggatgggcTGATTCAGAGGGCAGATTGGAAGAGGGACTGTGAGATGCGGTACCTGTACCACTGCCTGCAGTATACTGAGAATCTGGGCTTCCCAGGGGAGAAGAGCCTTCCTCTTCTGCTGGGTTTAAGCCGGCATACTCGTTCATCAACACCTTCTCTAGCATGCTGGTGTTGGGCTTCTTCTTCTTGGTGGGGGGCTGTGCCGGAGATGGACTTCCCTTAGACTCTGCTGTACTCTTCCGACTCATGCTTAAATCCAGCACTACCTCCCCGGGCGTCTTGTTGAAGCTGTCCCTCCTCTTACTGATGCCGCTGGACAGATCCAAGGGCTGCTGATTACACGAGTTCCCTCCGGTCCGAGAGGCAGACCAGCTGCACCCGTCCTTCCCGCTGGGACTCAGTGTGTCCCTCTCCTCCTTGCTGGACAGACTCCAGGCAGGGGACATGCCCAGGGTCTCCAGATTTGGCACCTTGAGGGTGTACGACGAGACCCCCGCCTCATTCTTACAGCCGTTTGCTTTCAGTGCAGGGCTGAGCTGTGGAGATGAGGGGGAAGCTGTTCTTCTCTTGAACCTGCCTGAGGCTGCAGGCAGAGACgtaatggagagagggggagctaATCTGTGCCTCTCTGCTATCAGGGCAATGGCAGgtttctgactgtctgtctgagtctggaGGAGCTGTTTGAGCTTAGGAGACAGATAGATCGTTTTCTCCTTTTGAAATGCTAATGAGTCTGAGGACTGAGGGAAGACACTTCCCACCAACAAGGTGGATGAGGAAGacgtggaggaggaagaggaggcggaAGAGGACCCAGTTTCAGACTCCATTTTAAGACTTGGCATGAGCGGGGGTGTCGACGTTCTCCTTTTCGACATGGGCTGGCCGAGATTCGAGACCTGCCTCACAGCACATGTCCTGGTATCCACTTTGAGAGCCTGACTGATCTGATTGGGGCTGATGACCACTGCATCGAGACCAAACAGTGCTGCAGAACTGGAGTCCACTTCGATCACCTCACAGCCACTGACTGAACTAGTGGACAGGATCTTGCCGTCGATGTACAGGCTGAGATTCTCCGAGATGTTATTGGCTATGTCGACCAGGTACTCCTCTCGGTCCCCCTCATCCTCAGTGTCTGCACTGGGCACATAGACGAGGGGTGGGCTGACGCTAGGGGACTGTTCAGGCAGATGATGCAGCTGCTGCTGAGATGGGCTCTCCTGCAGCAGCATGCCTTTCCTGCGGACACCCTTGGGCAGTAAGTGGCGCTCGTGGATTCTGCGCTGGTGTCTGCGCATGTTGGTGTGAGTGCCGAAAGCCTTATTACAGTACTTGCAGGGATGAAGCTCCTTTGTCTCACCATTCTCATCCACGATAAACGGCCGGTCACTCTCAGCCGCAGGGTCCTTCTTCACAACCTCAAGGCTCCCCATAGGTCCTCCAGGGACAGGGGAGCCCCTGACAACATAGTGGCCAGAGACAGTGCCACAgtctgggctcgaaccaccagCCTGCCCCAGAGGAGTGAGTAAAGTAGCAGTCCCAGCTAGTGAGCCAGGCCTTTGGCCTTTGTTTTTTGGCCCGTTCTCATGCCTCCGCTCATGCCGCCGACGCCCCACCTGCGAGCCGAAAGACTTGCCACAGTAACGGCATTTGAACGTGTGCGTTTGCTGGTTTGCGGtggcatggatgtgtgtgtggcgCTCCAGGCCCTGTTTGGTGGAGAAATGGCGCTCGCAGTGCTGGCAGGGATGGGACTCCTCTCCGTGGGGGTCACCTTCCAGGTCAGGGTCGGGGTCAGGGTCTGCCTCTGGTTCAGCCCTTGGTAGCGATGAGGCAGTCTCAGTGTCATGCTGAAGGCTCCCAGGCCCCTCCTCAACTGGGCTGCTATGGCTTAGTGGCCGATCAGGCTGCTCACTCCTGTCCTCTGGCTCAGCTTCAGTAGCAGACTGAACACTCTGTTGTGTCAGTGACAGCGACTGCTGCAGATCCCCTGGGtcttcctcttcatcatcctcctccgCTTCCCCTCTCATTGCTGCTGAGATGAACTGGGCTTGAGAGGGGCCGTTCCTCCCCATAGGGGAGCTCTCCCGGGTCCCCTGGTGATGGGAGAGTCTCTCGTCTTCCTCATTTGGACCTACAACAACAGCAGAACAACAACAGTTAGTTACatcatttaaatgtaaaaaatgtcatTGAAAAAATTCTGAGATTTTAAGAGAAGAGTATAGCCGAAACGTTTGAAATACATGAATAACAGGATTTAACTAGCTTAtacctagggctgttgcggtgaccgtttTACCGCCACTAACGACTGCAGTAAAATGCCACATGACATttgagtcacggtaatctccttATGCTCTCAGGTCATGCGTTGGTAGGACCCTAACGACCAGCTGGTCCTAATACACTGGTACTCACCACTATTgttcctctaaccactctgacatcaacgCAAATACAATAGAAGATCACATCAAAACAGTATCATCCTTTTAAATctcagcatttcgctacactcgcattaacatctgctaaccatgtgtatgtgacaaataaaatggtcattttgaagaaagaagttcaactcAGGTTGAAACGGAGTGTAGAACAGggttgttgtggatgttgtttcaaagtcTAACAACGAAATGGACAACTCTTTCGAAGGTGGTTACTAATTCATAATACCCATACACATATTAGAGCTTATGAATATGAGCCTGAGcccgagccccccccccccccccccccccccccccaaaaaaacggaATCAAAATATGATTGTGCTGTTATACAATACATTGCCTACCGCATATTAAGTATGGCAGGAAAAACATGaaacaaaactgatttaagatgtctttggtacataattggtcgaGCAGCCTATACTCCAAAATGAAATGCATCCAcacctttgagtgtggactgtattattatgcatactggatggactggttaccttatcCTACGCACCAAACGttctatccatgagtctggggGAGAACGTCTAGCCCTGGGATACGCGCAATGCCGTCGAGGGAACACAAAATATTTTacttttcttcacattttcaaacagcccATTTATATTTTCTAACGGAGCTATACTTTTGGGtgagtagcctcatttcactgccaaaaatacaattaaaccatCTAATGTTCAGCGAAATAACGACACAatatcaaatacaggtagcctaggcAAATACTGAACATcaaatcacattaaccgttactctctcagcaggaattccactaacggtccgtatgtagccaaaaaTAGCTGcagctcatgttggtatctgtactgatggcgcaaaagcaaaagccatgacagggagacgtagtggagtggtaacgcgctgACAAGCAGTTTCTcctgacgccacttgggtacactgcagcatccaccgagaggctcttgctaatgcttttacaacatacagaagtgcgctagttatcaaggggcaaagtatggAGCTTAaagttctttactgaccatcattttcacttgtctgaccacttgcatgatgacgagtttctcacgaCTCTGGCctacctgaatgatctgaatctaggattacagggactctctgcaaaGTATaatcaatgtgcgggacaaaattgaggagTTGGAgctgattaagaagttggagctcttctctgtcttcattaacaaggacaacacacaggtctttccatcattgtatgattttgtgtgtgcaaattaactcaagcttacggacaatgtcaaatgtgatatagcgaagcacctgtgtgagcaggtactttcccaaaatggatgaaacaaacaactggattcattatccctttcatgccctgcctccagtccacttaccaataaCTGAACAAGAAAGcttcatcgaaattgcaacaaatggttctgtgaaaattttatCTAATCAGAAGACACTGACAGATGGATTGGggtgcgctcagagtatcctgccttggcaaatcgcgctgttaagacaccgatgccctttgcaaccacgtacctatgtgagagtggattctcggccctcactagcatgaaaactaaatacaggcagactgtgtggaaaataatttaagactgagactctctccaatacaacattgcagagttatgtgcatcctttcaagcacacccatctcattaacctgtggtgagtttttTTCCATTTTTGATGAACgaaaggttttatatgtaagatggttaaataaagagcaaaattattgattattattattattattattatatgtgccctggtcctataagagctctttgtcacttcccacgagccgggttgtgacaaaaacataCTAATTcgtatgtttaataaatgtatcgtatagtgtgtgtggcaggctta from Oncorhynchus kisutch isolate 150728-3 linkage group LG5, Okis_V2, whole genome shotgun sequence harbors:
- the prdm2b gene encoding PR domain zinc finger protein 2 — protein: MAVPGGTMETLADIPHHVWKSLPDGLRLSPSAVDQSRIGVWASRSIPKGKRFGPFVGEKKKRSQVSSNVYMWEVYFPARGWMCVDATDPMKGNWQRYVNWANSTQEQNLFPMEINRAIYYKVLRPIGPGDELLVLYNGEDNPEITAALEEERGSSLSKKNSPRAKRARRKLLEGARQAGLGAFRGPKQTGVTKPILKEMWDTEEGPNEEDERLSHHQGTRESSPMGRNGPSQAQFISAAMRGEAEEDDEEEDPGDLQQSLSLTQQSVQSATEAEPEDRSEQPDRPLSHSSPVEEGPGSLQHDTETASSLPRAEPEADPDPDPDLEGDPHGEESHPCQHCERHFSTKQGLERHTHIHATANQQTHTFKCRYCGKSFGSQVGRRRHERRHENGPKNKGQRPGSLAGTATLLTPLGQAGGSSPDCGTVSGHYVVRGSPVPGGPMGSLEVVKKDPAAESDRPFIVDENGETKELHPCKYCNKAFGTHTNMRRHQRRIHERHLLPKGVRRKGMLLQESPSQQQLHHLPEQSPSVSPPLVYVPSADTEDEGDREEYLVDIANNISENLSLYIDGKILSTSSVSGCEVIEVDSSSAALFGLDAVVISPNQISQALKVDTRTCAVRQVSNLGQPMSKRRTSTPPLMPSLKMESETGSSSASSSSSTSSSSTLLVGSVFPQSSDSLAFQKEKTIYLSPKLKQLLQTQTDSQKPAIALIAERHRLAPPLSITSLPAASGRFKRRTASPSSPQLSPALKANGCKNEAGVSSYTLKVPNLETLGMSPAWSLSSKEERDTLSPSGKDGCSWSASRTGGNSCNQQPLDLSSGISKRRDSFNKTPGEVVLDLSMSRKSTAESKGSPSPAQPPTKKKKPNTSMLEKVLMNEYAGLNPAEEEGSSPLGSPDSQYTAGSGTGTASHSPSSNLPSESAHPSPPSLTPVTMNPSSPCGSSLTSPTPPPPVLPTMPSPDCPTLISSLPVLSHKMSPRSIDQGEDEPVCVSNSTTAETMLAAVSNSYGDEEHINKPIDSNPDPLTREAISSPSTETSLVSDAVALSLSSTQSKPARTGNQLDVQVNQDLEPIITEGQEKSQCSELPVLSSVTESLLSASSTSPAAISDIPAPPAVSPPSLSSTVIKGDPQHSEQLADLVLSPSGTGSSPLSAAADKPSSLSEEEEGSPPEPFSKSFVCNVCEDPFRAIKELSRHILEHAAEWPYKCEFCVQLFGNAPALLEHRTALHGVGRVFVCSVCSKEFAFLCNLQQHQKDLHPSQPCTHTAVENGKPRPQNYTDPARAKEESNPSSTVATGPESSPEVASSQGVSDVKKEEPDTNGKHEEDGLEYLTEELYTTIKIMASEGGKPKGPDVRLGINQHYPSFKPPPFPYHNRTAAGSVASATNFTTHNIPQTFSTAIRCTKCGKSFDNMPELHKHILACANASDKRRYTPKKNPIPLRQIVKPQNGSLSPASAANAGHTAFRRMGQPKRLNFNQEPLGKTKMSSLGKKKSQLVQKAVGQRNETAATVNKAPSQVKQEEPQEQEVHVCPHCSREFTYPASLNKHIAGSCPMKPVSKKAKKEAATEATPAVDKNMSLRRRTTDSEIQQPEPAEPVPKTLSKTRARNSGPGPAEAEAPPLVGKGKMAATQVCTKRPASFPAATASLSKKSKKGKVQSLPPTPLPSESPSDSALRPAAQTKQRMGKEVPPKKGAEVKSPPQQQSRVPSKKEGERFSLRARERAVGPVTRSLQMANTAAPVEVKTDDLSSQEPEETQEYLLK